The Malassezia restricta chromosome I, complete sequence genome contains the following window.
CCATGTCCTCCATgtcctcctcctcttcttcttcgtcagGCTTGACCCGCTTCTGTTCTGGCTGTCCATCGTGTGCATTCTCTGCCTGGCGCTTTGTACTTGTAGCTTCTGCATCTGTAAATTCTTGTACTTGTGAGGCATAGCGAGCGTAATAGTCAACATCTTCGACAGATTGTATATCAGTGTCTTGGGGCACATCTTTTATGTCGTCCACCTCAGACCCTCGCCGCAGAGACTCGGAATTGCCCAGGCCGGTGCGATCACCACTAACCGTGGATGCCAAATGCCATGATGGCAAAGTGTTCTGTGCTCTTTGTTGTTCTTCTTCCAAAGCACGCTGACGTTCGAGTTCCAGCCTCTCTCGCTCAGTATCGTGTGCCATTTCAACACGCACGGCAGGAGCCTTAGGTGTCGTTTTAGGAACAGAGCCaggcgccagcgccttttcgtcgcgcgccgtcTCATGAGCCCAGGGGGGTGCAGCGCTGTTCTTTGCAAGCCATGCATGTGCATCCATTGGTGGTAGTGCAACACCATCAACACTGCGGAGCATTTTTTGAACGACACTCAGTTGTTCGTTGAAGCGAGTCAACGTGTCTTTCGAGCTTCGTACGTCTTCTGCGTCTTCATTATCGACAAGCTCCGTGCCACATCCTGGAACATCACATACAAACAAGTTGCGAAAGGGGTTCAACAAATGCGCGACTTCCAATGTGGAATACGATTTGCCGCACCGAGGGCACACATACCCCTTGTTATCCAAGCCGTTGCGCAACTTGGTATCAATATGTCTTCTCATAGCCATCATTCTCCATTTAGTTACATCCAAGAACAATTTGTAGTCAATATAAAAATAAGTACGAGTGATGGATCGCTGAAACGGACCGTCTCGTGTCTCTTGACACCGGTAAACGCTAATCACGCGGTCTTCAACAAGTTTTGAAGCAAGTGAAGCCAAATCACGCGTCTGCATTCCAATACGACGCGCAAGAACTTCAATAGGAATTAATGCAATACTAACAAGCTGGTCAACAAGAAGTATGTATCCATCATCATAAAATAATCGTGCGATGACCTGGACTAGTCGCCGGATCTCCGCCATCTGCTCAGGAGTTGCCTGTCTCTCTTGATTGAGAGCATCATTCTTTCCAGAAGCATTTTGCTTTGCACTCGATGGACCAGGTTCGgcgagcgcaggcgccaTTTGCCCGGATGGCAAAGTGGAATTTAAAAAGGACTGTGCAGGTGCTGCGTGTCGCAACCTCGCACCAGCAACATTTTTCAAGCGAATGTGTCACCTCCACATCCAAAATACGGTACACCTGACTACGGTGAACACTTCCCTGGCATCCTGTTGTGGCGTGTCAACGGCATGACTGAAGACAGTGTTCTGGGAAAACACGGGCTCGGAAGTAAAAATCAACCTCGTTCACCTCTTCATACGCAGGAGAGGCTGCAAGTGTCCGAATCGACTGGTCTTTCGCAGGAATCCGGAGTTCCGCCGCCCTTATCGTTCAAGCGTCGATCGCGAGATGTCTCGTTAGGATTCTCAGGTATGCGGCGATGGATCGGTCAGGATTCAAACAGGAATAGCTCTGTGTTTTCGGCACGCCATCGAGCAAATAGAGCTTCGGATGGCTGGGAGCATCCTGGTCGATATGTGAGTGCGAGTCAAGTTAGTGTACCATCAATTTTGCCATTGAAACCACCCTCGTCGCATTCCAACCCCATTCCTACGCTGCCATATACAGTTCTTTGCATGCTTATATTCGGAGAATTTTGTTCATCTGGTGTGGCCGGCCCTTTCTTGTTTTTCATGCTAAAAGACTATGATCTCGGCGACGAGAGTCGAGTGGGCTTCTGGGCTGGGATTGTGGCTTCGCTGTTTTTCTTGGCCCAATTTCTTACATCGCTCATGTGGTCGTCTGTCGCGGAGAAAAAGGGAAGCCGATTCGTTTTGCGAGCCTCCATGATCGGTAATTCTCTGTCACTCATCGCATTCGGCTTTGCTCCGAACTTGCCGCTAGCGATTCTTTTTCGCCTTTCCCAAGGATTTTTCAACGGTGCTGTTGGTGTTGCTAAAGGTGCTGTGCGTTCACTCACTGATGAAACAAATGAAGGCCGTGCTTATGCACAAATGGGATTCTGGTGGGGCATGGGTGGTATTGTTGGTCCTATCCTTGGCGGCGTACTGGAACATCCTGCGACCAAGTATGCATGGCTATTTGGACGGAGTCAATTTCTTCATGCACATCCATACGTGCTTCCGTGCATTTTAGCAGCAACAAGTACCATTATCGGTGCGTTCCTGAGTTTTTTTCTCGAGGAGGACCTAAAGCCCTCCGTAGGTGCGATTCATCTTCCTGAGGAGCCCCAAAACATTATTCGTTCCCCGTCTCAGGAGGATGTAGAACGAAGCGGATGGTCATTCACAAGCTCCGCATGGAGTCGTTTGCGAGGACGGCATTCATTGCAACAACCTCGATGGCCTCTTGCGTTTGGACCTCGCACGCGTCAAGTGTCTTCAGGCACCGCTTATGGCTACCATGAGCCGAGGCGCTTGCGGTGTGTGTCCACCGCCAGTCGCATCTCAAGTGATGCAGGACCTGGAATGCGATCTCCTGAGCTTCTCACGACAGAAGATCTGCGTGAATATGACCACGAAGAAAATAAGCGCAAGTCTCTTGTCGAAAGATTTGTTCTGTCAAATGATGATGCAGTTTTATCTCTCACTGATCTCTGGGTGGCAGCTGCTGCAAATATGGAAGAAGACAGGCATCGTGAAAGCGAGAGTGACGCCATCCAGGAAGAGGATGAATGGGATTATCATGACAGCGAGGATGATACTTCACATCCTTTCCATTCAACACCGTCCTTAATACCCACTCAGACATCTTCGTCCTATGTCCCTCCGTTGCACTTCGCACGTGCGAGCAAGTTGCATCGTACGCACGAGGAAACCAGTCGACAGGCCATCAATATGTCACCGTCTTCACCTCCGTCACGTACTATACCCTCAGCATCACCCATTTGGATGCTGCCATTAGTCGTGATTGGACACTACAGTGTTTTGTCTTTTCACTCGTCTATGTTCGATCAAGTATTCATGGCATTTCTTGTAACACCCGAACCCAGTGGGGGCCTGGGTCTTACGGCGTCCCATTACGCCGGTCTCATCGCTACTATGACGCTATGCCAGCTGCTGTTCCAATTTCAACTATACCCAAGTCTCGGCCCGCCGAATGGTTCACTGTCACACTTGTCTGTTTTACAAACAGGTGTACTTCTATACTTACCTTGCTATGTTCTCTTCCCATTCCTGCGTTCCTTTCTTCTCCCCAATACAGATGCAGCCGTCATGCTCGGTATGATCGTTTTCGCGGCTCTGCGCTGGCTCGCCAACATTCTCTCGTTCACGTCAGTCATGGTGCTTTTAAATGGATGGACGCCCCTGCATCTCGTGCCGCTTGCCAATGGCCTTGCTCAGACCATGAGTAGCTTCGCACGATGTATAGGACCGATCACGGGCGGTACCATCTGGGCACACAGTATTCAAGGCGGGCCATACGCCCATGCATGGCCCTTTAATTTTCACCTGGGTTTCTGGGTCGTAGGCCTTGTGGCGTTCACTGGTGCCATACACACACGCTTTATTCGCGAGGTAACTTTTCCTTAGTCCAACACAATCACATCGTCCGTGTCGTTTTGTGCTCGGATTCGTTTCGGTGTAGAATTTTCGTGAtctgcgtcgcgcgcgcgcttcaAAGGTGCTGACTCGAGAACTTGGACGccatcgtcttcgtcgtcactTTCCTCCTTCTCAGCGCAACTTCGTTTGCCAAGCTGCACAGCTTTTTCGATGTAAAGGGGCGATGTTTTCGTGTCACTCTGGCCTTCCAAAACAAATTGGGCCGTAGACATGACACCATTTTCATCCACGACAGAAAGAGTGTTACCTGGATGCACATGCAAGTCACGTAGGAGTTTGGGCAGATTGTCGTCCAAGTCAGCATCATACAGGATTCGGGCACCGGCCGAAATCGACAGATCAGCGTCGTCCTCATACCCTAGATACGAATGAGCAGCATCCAGAACGTGCTGCAAGGTCGCACTCTCGGGATCGATAAAAACACGCACATAGGTATCTTGACACACACCACATTTCGGATTCGGCAAGCTGCATGGGAACGTCGTAAATAGACGGGTGGAGCGACGAGCAAGACTCACCACCCGCAGTTCAGACCATCGAGAAGCTAGCATGTGTAGTGCCTCGACAACCACTAATCCGGCCACAATTGCATTGGTGGTGGCAATAGCTGGAATGATGTTGCCAGCAATTTGCTTCGTGTCAAAGCGAGTCTGCTCCGGGATATGATATACGCGTGCACGAAGGTTGGCTGCTGCAGTAACGAATCCTAgcgtctcgtcgtcgtccttgTCGAATGCCACAGGTGTACCAGAAGCTGCACGTTTCGCGAGCGCTGTTGCTGTCTCAACAAACAAAGCAGCATTTTCCGCGAGTGTAAGTTGGCGACGATCACGGAGCGTTGGCGCATCTGACTTGGTGGGCGACGATGTGTCGCGACAAGCGGATGCAAAAGTGAGTGGTTCCGGTCGTGTGCGATGCTCCCACATGTCGTCCATGCTCAACAGGCGCTGAATATCGACGCTGTACAATTTGTCAAAAATCCGCTCGCAAACGACCTGCGGTGCATTCAACGATGCGTAGAGCTGCTCACGATAAGTGAGCATTTGTTGCGCTTCTTGACGGAGTCGTTGAAGCTCTGCTGCATCTTCGCCGCGCTTGGCTGCTTCAGAAAATTCTTGCTCGTCTGAATTATCCAATTCACCGAAGAGTTGAGGTAACAGCCAGCTCTTGGCCCACACGATGCAGTGTACAGGCGTCGAGGGAGTTGAGCGAATTGTGCAAACAGGAAACGTAGTAGGTGTGGGGTGCTCAGTGCAGTCATAGCACTCTGTATACGAAGGTCGGATAGGCTGGACCTGTCCCAAAAAGCccgccgtgccgctctCAATGAGCGGCACGCGAGCCATCACGCACATTCGATTCACCCATCGTCGCGTATCCAAGTTATCAAGTGCGCTTAATACCACATCAAAGGAAGCATAATAGGCGACATCAAACTGATGCGACTTGATGTTTGCATGGTGTGCCACAATGCGAACATCGGGATTGAATGCGgatgctgcgtcgcgcgccacTATGGCCTTGGACTGGTTGATGTGTTTTTTGTGAAAAAGAAATTGCCTGTTCAGATTCGAAAGCTCAATGGTATCTAGATCAATCTGTCAGCGCATTAGTAGAATGCGTATTTGGTGCACGTACAATGTCAATGTGTCCCACACCGGTAAGTACGAGGTTCTTGAGCAGTTCGCACCCAATGCCACCGGCACCAACAATAAGAATACGTGATtcacgcacgcgctccatTTCTTGGCCGCCGAGAGCTGCCACAGCTGCCCCATATCGAGCACTCGTCTCACCAGCCATCGAGTCGGAAGAATAACAAATGGCCCCGTTCGCTTGTCAAAAGAGACCTCCACAGACCCGTGCATGCCCCAGAAGCAACAAATGACAGTGGCTGCTACGATATCGATTCCAGTACACAACGCCCAATGCGTCCTACCTGCCTCGTGTCCAGCCGAAGATTTTTGGCACAAAACTTTTATGATAGACGTATCCTAGCATTTTCTTCTACATCGTTTGTGCGCAAGCAATCCAAGCACTTACCTGAGCACGAGTACCAGGTACGTCTTGGAGCTGCGATTCAAGTCCTGCGAGAGACACTGCCCACTTTCATGGAACAGGGACTGGTGGATCGCATGCCCTCTGAAAATTCGAGCTCATTATTACGAGTCCTCAAAATGGGTGTTCCTAAACGGTTTTCGCAACCTCCTGACCATTTGTATCATCACAACATCCACTTTGCCTTCCAGCCTGCTCATGCCACGATCCCATTTGGTATGATGTCCGCCTTGGCTGCACCGCAGTCTCCTGACAAGCAAGAGGGAGGTAAAGCATGGTCTCCGTGTTTCTCCTTTCATGGACGTAATGCATACTTTCTTGGGGCGAGTGTGCTTCGGCATACGCTACATGCATGCTTTTCCGAGGCATTAATTCACATGGAACACATGCAATTCCAGCGCAAAGCACCACCTGTTATGGCAAGTCCGAATTCGGCCCAACCAGGGGATGAACTCATTATGCGCATCCGCTTCTCCGGCACGAACCGATTCTCCCATTCGCAACAAACCTATACAATTGTTTCTCGTTACCGCTTCGACAGACAAACCGGCACTATATGTGAACATATTGTCGACAAGATGATGCCATTACCTGGGGAGCATGTGCTTCGAAGTGCATCTGGGCTCGCCTCTCGGTTAGCCTAGCTATGCGCCCATGCCTCTCGCGACATTTGAAACGCTGTTCGTAATGTGTAATCATATAGACCTTCGGTCTTGTTATCATCACTGTACGGCTCACCCAGCGGCACAGCTAGCACAGATTTGTCGGCGCGGTTTACGTAGCGGAAAAAGGGTTGTGGATGATTCGCTGGGATATCACGGGGCTTTTTAGTGTCTTCTTCCGGCGGTTCCCCATCCGTCTTGTCTTTGCCGCGAGCTTTGCCTGCCTGTTTCTTGAGTAGGCGATTGATTGTCTCGATTTTATCGTCCTCCAGTTTTTTCTCACTTTGGtttcgtcgacgtcgtgcgGTCTCTGAGCGACGTAGTTGTAATTCAGTTTCTGACAACTTTTTCTTGCGTGAGGACTCTTCCATAGGTAATTCCTCCAACTCCTCTGTTGTGATACCACGCGCCCGATTCGCTCTAGCAATCTGGCGCGCCGTCATTGGCATATCACTCGTTGTTTCCGAATTGCCgtcatcctcgtcatcttctGGGTCTTCCTCATCTCCAGCATCCATGAGCTCATCATCCTCGCTTTCATCGATGTAGCTGTCAtctcgcgatgcgcgacttCGTGTAGAGCGTTGAGACGTTCGAATAGatgcacgacgcggcgaAGAATTTGATGATGTATTCCTGCGCATCAATTTCACACGTAGCGgtgcgcgccgagcgcgtcgaTTCGTCTCAGGCGGCTTGTCGGATTCATCAATCTCATCaacaagctcgtcgacctcTGAATCCGATTCGTACGCAtcgccatcatcatcgGCTTCTGGTTCACCCTCATCATAGTTTACTTCCTCGTCCATATGCGATTCATCGTATGCATCGTCTTGCTGCATGACAtccgcgtcgtcctcaGCGTGATCGGTGGACATAGTAAACCGAGGCACGTGGTCGACACGATACGGAGTCGATGTTAGCCTACTTCGTTACTCCACATGGAATCCTATACACACTAAAATGTCTGAGATTGCAAAACACGTGCGAGACGTTGCTGTTTGGATAGACGCCAATCATCTTGATCCTTTGTGTATCGGTTGAAGAGGGGTTGAATTTTTTCTTGTCGTTTGCGTTTCGAAAGATGAGATGGGTCTGCCATGCGGAagaagcgcggcgcgactTCCACGAGCCATTTTGGTTCAATGGCCGTCACTTCACGCATGTATTCTTTCGAAGTCATAACGACTTCATGATACACGACATACTCCGGCGGACGATGAAAAAGACTGCTAGATGGATGCAAATATACGTTACCACCGCCCTCTGCCAACGTGCGGTAGCCCTCTTGTGGATCGCGCTTGGCTGCATTGCGGAAATATCCAGAGCAAATAGCGCGTCGCACGCGACTATAATTAGATCCACAAGACAATATATCATGATGATAGCGGTCCATAATTCCGACAAGCTGCTTTCGCACATCCTGTGCACGACGCAAAGCGCGGCCTTGAATAAAATTGTCCATGCACCACGGCATGGAAAAGCGGCTGGAGACCCAAGCATTGTACACAGTCAAAAGTGTAAGATGGTCACCTTCGGGTTGGAAAAACTTCGCTCGCTTAGCATCTGCTTGTGCTTGTTTATCCTTAGGCCGGTAGAATACATTAGGAATGCTGAGCATGGCAACGATACTAAGCATTTCCTCACTACAGCCCATATCCACGCTAGTAATCAGCATTTTAGCCATGGGTGGGTCCATAGGAAAGTCTGCCATTTTGCGACCAAGTCGTGTAAGGAGTCCTTCATCGTCAAGAGCTGACAAGGCATACAGCGATTCGAGCGCTGTGAGCATAGTTTGCGCCGGTGGGGGATCCATGAAGTCGAAGTGCAGCAAATCGTTGATACCCATGGCCTTCAGAGCAAGAATCGTTGACGCCAAGTTCTGGCGCTGGATGTCTGGGATCGGGTTGGGCAGCATTTCATTGCGGAAAGCCGCTTCGGTATACAGCCGATAGCATTTCCCTGGACCAGTACGGCCGGCCCGGCCGGCACGCTGACGAGCCTGGGCTTGAGAAATGGGCGTGACAACGAGAGAGTCGATACCAAGACGGGCATCGTACGCATTTTGCTTGACGAAGCCTGGATCCACGACATAGTAAATTCCATCGATTGTAATACTCGTCTCGGCAATGTTTGTGGCAAGTACAACTTTACGGGCTCCTGGCGGTGCAGGCTCGAAAATGCGAGATTGCATCTCGCTGGGAAGGGCAGAATATACTGGCATGATGATGAGCTCTGGCACACTAGGACCTAACgcacgcatgcgctcatACAGAATCTCACAGCTGGTATCAATTTCCTCTTGGCCCGTAAGAAAGACGAGGATATCACCTGGAGGCTCGGATAGGTGGATCTGCATCACAGTGATCAAACTAGCATCAAGATAGTCAGGCTCAGGCTCTTTGGTATATAGAATCTCGACAGGGTATGTGCGTCCAGGAATGGTAAAAATAGGGCATCCAAAAAAGTAGGAGCTAAATTTCTCAGCGTCGAGAGTAGCAGAAGTGACAATCAATTTGAGATCGGGGCGACGCTGCAGTGCCTTTTTTAACAGACCAAAAAGAACATCCGTGGCGATGGTACGTTCATGCGCCTCGTCTAACATGAGAACTGAGTACGCCTTGAGGTCAggatcgacgaggcattcgcgctgcagcataCCATCTGTCATGTACTTGATGCGTGTGTCTGGACTTGTACAATCCTCAAAACGGATCGTGTAGCCGACTTCTTGACCAACACGACATCCGACTTCTTCGGCCACACGCTTTGCTACACTGACGGCTGCGACACGCCGCGGCTGCGTGCATCCAATTTTGCTCGAATCAGCAAACCCTTCTTCCGCCAAGTATTGAGTCACTTGCGTCGTCTTGCCGGATCCTGTCTCGCCGACAATCACCAGAACCTGGTTATCGCGAATTGCCTGGAGTAGAGGTTCACGAAGCTTGAAAATAGGGAGGCTTTCGCGCTGCTCTTTTATACTGAGTGTGGTGATCTTGCCGAAAGTGGTAGCTTTGTTGAAGGTATGCTTTTTCCACTCTGGCTGCTGGTAGGCATGCTGATTACGCGTCTGGCCACGCACATCTTGAGCAAAGATCTTGTCACTGGCTTGCGCCATAGGGTCAAGCCAGCCTGTggacatgtcgcgcgcTTTTTTGTCTGCTTCCTCGTTCATCTCTTGCTGCTTGAGCTCGCGGCGTTCCTTAGCAAGGGCCGTGCCCGCTTGTGCCGCACGGTTCAACGAGCCATCAGGCGCTttgacgacgcgcacaGGCGATAATTCCAGTGAAGCAGCTGTTTGCCCCGCCAGAAAAGGCGCTTCCTTTTCATTCACTTCGATTTCCACTTCTTCATCAGCATCGTCACCGGCGAGGCGTGACGCAGGAGTCGAGTGTTCTTCCTCCATGAGTTCCGGGTAGTCTGTCGCTTTCGCAACGCCACTTGCAATAAGCTGCTTGATTTCCCAGCGTTCAGGACTGGTTAATCGTTTCAGACGCTGCCCACGTTGTTCCTCAGGCTCTGGATCGGGTCGTCCCAAGGGCGCACCATTTGATCCTGTAAGGAAACGCGGCATGGGGTCTCGCCCGCGAGGTGGTGGCGCCGCCAGGTCACGACCCGTGCCCTGATCGATGTCACGCATCGTCAAACTTATGCGCTGTCCCTCTACTTTGACGACTTTCACTTTGACGCGATCGCCACGCGAAACAACGTCCGAGGGGTGCCCCACACGACCTTTGCCACTGCTGAGCGCACTAATGTGCACCAGTCCGTCTCGGCGACCCACGACACCCTCCAGCGTGACAAAAGCGCCAAAGTCTTTGACGCCAGACACTCGTCCGTCGTACACTTTGTTCACGATAGGCTCTGTGTCCGGCTCTTGGCCCAAGGGAGGCGATCGACGTGCATGGCGGTCTGTGCGATTCCTTTCAATTTCTTCATGGAGGCGTTTTCTCTTTTGGGGCTGCTCTTTGTAGTAGTCAGGCTCAGACCATGCTTGGTTCTGGATGGCCAAGCCTGGCAGCATTTGAGCTTTTTGCTCCGCTGTGTTGTCTTTCAGCTGTGCCTGCTCTTGCCGTAATTTCTTCAGCTTTGGGTGTAGCATCGTGATGAGCCGGTCCAAATTTTCCACGAAAGCGGAGGAAAACTCGGCGCCTGATTCATCCAGCTTAGCCTGGAACGCCGGGAGTGATGAGTGCGACTGTTCATGCAGCGAGATGATAAATTCGGCAAGGACGCGATCATTGAGACCCAAGTGATTCTCGAGCTCGGTGGCAATTTTGGACACGAGCGAGAGATACTCAAGCTTGTAGAGCGGGTCATCCATCACTCTGCCCGTcgccgcgcccagcacggTTGTCACCTGCTCAGGCACAGGAGCTGCCGGCACGTTTCATCATCCTGCGCAGGGTCGATtgtgcatcacgtgatgctCATGCGGTGGGCAGGCGTGTCCGGagtcgcgccgcgccgcggTTCAAAGGGCCGCTTGACGCGAAGCGCCCAAGTCGGGCAGGTAGGACGAGAGGAGCCAGTGTGTGCGTGAATTTTCTGCCGTGCTGGAGAAATAAATACGCTTTGCTACATTTCTTGCTAGATACCCACCAACCATGTCGTCTTCGGAGAGACGCCGGAGCCAGCGCCAAACGATGGATGGTATGCATGTGCGCGCGGGTAGGATTGCTAACGTAACAGTCAAGGTCTTGTACACGCTGGACACAAGTCCACACACAATGATTGCGCGTGCGGGACATCGCGTGTCAGTTCGGATTGCGCGAAAGCAGGGAACAAATGTGCTTTTGGGCCGCGTACTGCTCAAGACATGTTTGAACGCCATTTGTCTCGCGAGCCCGGAGCTATTACTCGACAAAAATAGGGACTATATCGTGTACGCTGTGGATCCTGAAGAGTCTGATGCATCTCATGCTTCAGTGGCAAGCCCACAGAAATACGCACCTGTGTTTGTCGGCAAGGGATTTTTCAGTGGCGGCATT
Protein-coding sequences here:
- a CDS encoding transcription initiation factor TFIIE subunit alpha — translated: MAPALAEPGPSSAKQNASGKNDALNQERQATPEQMAEIRRLVQVIARLFYDDGYILLVDQLVSIALIPIEVLARRIGMQTRDLASLASKLVEDRVISVYRCQETRDGPFQRSITRTYFYIDYKLFLDVTKWRMMAMRRHIDTKLRNGLDNKGYVCPRCGKSYSTLEVAHLLNPFRNLFVCDVPGCGTELVDNEDAEDVRSSKDTLTRFNEQLSVVQKMLRSVDGVALPPMDAHAWLAKNSAAPPWAHETARDEKALAPGSVPKTTPKAPAVRVEMAHDTERERLELERQRALEEEQQRAQNTLPSWHLASTVSGDRTGLGNSESLRRGSEVDDIKDVPQDTDIQSVEDVDYYARYASQVQEFTDAEATSTKRQAENAHDGQPEQKRVKPDEEEEEEDMEDMEDVI
- a CDS encoding MFS family protein, with product MTEDSVLGKHGLGSKNQPRSPLHTQERLQVSESTGLSQESGVPPPLSFKRRSRDVSLGFSGMRRWIGQDSNRNSSVFSARHRANRASDGWEHPGRYVSASQVSVPSILPLKPPSSHSNPIPTLPYTVLCMLIFGEFCSSGVAGPFLFFMLKDYDLGDESRVGFWAGIVASLFFLAQFLTSLMWSSVAEKKGSRFVLRASMIGNSLSLIAFGFAPNLPLAILFRLSQGFFNGAVGVAKGAVRSLTDETNEGRAYAQMGFWWGMGGIVGPILGGVLEHPATKYAWLFGRSQFLHAHPYVLPCILAATSTIIGAFLSFFLEEDLKPSVGAIHLPEEPQNIIRSPSQEDVERSGWSFTSSAWSRLRGRHSLQQPRWPLAFGPRTRQVSSGTAYGYHEPRRLRCVSTASRISSDAGPGMRSPELLTTEDLREYDHEENKRKSLVERFVLSNDDAVLSLTDLWVAAAANMEEDRHRESESDAIQEEDEWDYHDSEDDTSHPFHSTPSLIPTQTSSSYVPPLHFARASKLHRTHEETSRQAINMSPSSPPSRTIPSASPIWMLPLVVIGHYSVLSFHSSMFDQVFMAFLVTPEPSGGLGLTASHYAGLIATMTLCQLLFQFQLYPSLGPPNGSLSHLSVLQTGVLLYLPCYVLFPFLRSFLLPNTDAAVMLGMIVFAALRWLANILSFTSVMVLLNGWTPLHLVPLANGLAQTMSSFARCIGPITGGTIWAHSIQGGPYAHAWPFNFHLGFWVVGLVAFTGAIHTRFIREVTFP
- a CDS encoding ubiquitin-like 1-activating enzyme E1 B, with translation MAGETSARYGAAVAALGGQEMERVRESRILIVGAGGIGCELLKNLVLTGVGHIDIIDLDTIELSNLNRQFLFHKKHINQSKAIVARDAASAFNPDVRIVAHHANIKSHQFDVAYYASFDVVLSALDNLDTRRWVNRMCVMARVPLIESGTAGFLGQVQPIRPSYTECYDCTEHPTPTTFPVCTIRSTPSTPVHCIVWAKSWLLPQLFGELDNSDEQEFSEAAKRGEDAAELQRLRQEAQQMLTYREQLYASLNAPQVVCERIFDKLYSVDIQRLLSMDDMWEHRTRPEPLTFASACRDTSSPTKSDAPTLRDRRQLTLAENAALFVETATALAKRAASGTPVAFDKDDDETLGFVTAAANLRARVYHIPEQTRFDTKQIAGNIIPAIATTNAIVAGLVVVEALHMLASRWSELRVVSLARRSTRLFTTFPCSLPNPKCGVCQDTYVRVFIDPESATLQHVLDAAHSYLGYEDDADLSISAGARILYDADLDDNLPKLLRDLHVHPGNTLSVVDENGVMSTAQFVLEGQSDTKTSPLYIEKAVQLGKRSCAEKEESDDEDDGVQVLESAPLKRARDADHENSTPKRIRAQNDTDDVIVLD
- a CDS encoding PAPA-1-like conserved region containing protein produces the protein MSTDHAEDDADVMQQDDAYDESHMDEEVNYDEGEPEADDDGDAYESDSEVDELVDEIDESDKPPETNRRARRAPLRVKLMRRNTSSNSSPRRASIRTSQRSTRSRASRDDSYIDESEDDELMDAGDEEDPEDDEDDGNSETTSDMPMTARQIARANRARGITTEELEELPMEESSRKKKLSETELQLRRSETARRRRNQSEKKLEDDKIETINRLLKKQAGKARGKDKTDGEPPEEDTKKPRDIPANHPQPFFRYVNRADKSVLAVPLGEPYSDDNKTEGLYDYTLRTAFQMSREAWAHS
- a CDS encoding ATP-dependent RNA helicase DHX8/PRP22, which produces MDDPLYKLEYLSLVSKIATELENHLGLNDRVLAEFIISLHEQSHSSLPAFQAKLDESGAEFSSAFVENLDRLITMLHPKLKKLRQEQAQLKDNTAEQKAQMLPGLAIQNQAWSEPDYYKEQPQKRKRLHEEIERNRTDRHARRSPPLGQEPDTEPIVNKVYDGRVSGVKDFGAFVTLEGVVGRRDGLVHISALSSGKGRVGHPSDVVSRGDRVKVKVVKVEGQRISLTMRDIDQGTGRDLAAPPPRGRDPMPRFLTGSNGAPLGRPDPEPEEQRGQRLKRLTSPERWEIKQLIASGVAKATDYPELMEEEHSTPASRLAGDDADEEVEIEVNEKEAPFLAGQTAASLELSPVRVVKAPDGSLNRAAQAGTALAKERRELKQQEMNEEADKKARDMSTGWLDPMAQASDKIFAQDVRGQTRNQHAYQQPEWKKHTFNKATTFGKITTLSIKEQRESLPIFKLREPLLQAIRDNQVLVIVGETGSGKTTQVTQYLAEEGFADSSKIGCTQPRRVAAVSVAKRVAEEVGCRVGQEVGYTIRFEDCTSPDTRIKYMTDGMLQRECLVDPDLKAYSVLMLDEAHERTIATDVLFGLLKKALQRRPDLKLIVTSATLDAEKFSSYFFGCPIFTIPGRTYPVEILYTKEPEPDYLDASLITVMQIHLSEPPGDILVFLTGQEEIDTSCEILYERMRALGPSVPELIIMPVYSALPSEMQSRIFEPAPPGARKVVLATNIAETSITIDGIYYVVDPGFVKQNAYDARLGIDSLVVTPISQAQARQRAGRAGRTGPGKCYRLYTEAAFRNEMLPNPIPDIQRQNLASTILALKAMGINDLLHFDFMDPPPAQTMLTALESLYALSALDDEGLLTRLGRKMADFPMDPPMAKMLITSVDMGCSEEMLSIVAMLSIPNVFYRPKDKQAQADAKRAKFFQPEGDHLTLLTVYNAWVSSRFSMPWCMDNFIQGRALRRAQDVRKQLVGIMDRYHHDILSCGSNYSRVRRAICSGYFRNAAKRDPQEGYRTLAEGGGNVYLHPSSSLFHRPPEYVVYHEVVMTSKEYMREVTAIEPKWLVEVAPRFFRMADPSHLSKRKRQEKIQPLFNRYTKDQDDWRLSKQQRLARVLQSQTF